A region from the Xiphias gladius isolate SHS-SW01 ecotype Sanya breed wild chromosome 20, ASM1685928v1, whole genome shotgun sequence genome encodes:
- the ddx54 gene encoding ATP-dependent RNA helicase DDX54, with translation MAQRKKKPTKKKRHTANREPETDSDSGDFELAAEVKDDDSPGRKLPRFPASSDCLSDVEPDTRELVRAQNKKKKKSGGFQSMGLSYPVYKGVMKKGYKVPTPIQRKTIPLILDGKDIVAMARTGSGKTAAFLVPMFEKLKAPQAQTGARALILTPTRELALQTMKFTKELGKFTGLKTALILGGDRMDDQFAALHENPDIIIGTPGRLMHVAAEMNLKLQNVEYVVFDEADRLFEMGFAEQLQEIIRRLPDTRQTLLFSATLPKLLVEFARAGLTEPVLIRLDVDSKLSDQIKLSFFHLRMDDKPAMLLHLLRNVVKPQEQTVVFAATKHHVEYLKELLSSEGLDCAYIYSALDQTARKINIGKFVHRKAMVLVVTDVAARGIDIPMLDNVINYNFPSKAKLFLHRVGRVGRAGRSGTAYSMVCPDEMPFVYDLHLFFGRPVQFATPEHTQDSDGVFGRVPQSILDDEGAHLITAHENSMDLKNLHRISENAYKQYLKSRPNPSPESIRRVKNTDLSSMAVHPLLGSGLEKMELVRLQIVDSIKGYKSKSTIFEINSNSKTPASEVMRAKRSKDTRLVDKFSKQRDDLAAESCLHQPVNSTATDDDFTHTTGKEADSLKGVFSAVVGSKRSGWQADEIDRPKNKKSRQTGKDEEYYIPYRPKDFNSERGLSLSGEGSAFEQQASSAVLDLMGDEGDKFNQHKKIMKWDRKKKRFVRELGKEDQRKKIKTDGGQVISNKKNKKNFYEEWKKKYRIDDGGSGSDGETGGRGRGGGGRKPAGGRGRGRRGPNFQSPVGPQQTPGGCRARSELKTREQILKQRKTKQKHQFLQSGGLKKLRSKNKQWLGEVKKSGFGRGGQKKGKMKKRL, from the exons ATGGCccagagaaagaagaaaccGACGAAGAAGAAGAGACACACAGCCAACAGAGAGCCGGAGACTGACTCTGACAGCGGAGACTTTGAGCTGGCTGCCGAAGTTAAGGACGATGATTCT CCAGGGAGGAAACTGCCGCGGTTCCCCGCCTCATCAGACTGCCTGTCAGATGTGGAACCTGACACCAGGGAGCTGGTCAGAGCccaaaacaagaagaaaaaaaagtctggaggCTTTCAGTCCATGG GTCTCAGTTACCCTGTATACAAAGGGGTCATGAAGAAAGGTTACAAAGTCCCAACTCCAATCCAAAGAAAG ACTATCCCATTGATTTTGGATGGCAAAGACATAGTAGCCATGGCCAGGACTGGCAGTGGTAAGACAGCTGCCTTCTTGGTTCCTATGTTTGAGAAGCTGAAGGCCCCTCAAGCCCAAACAGGAGCCAGGGCCCTCATCCTGACCCCCACCAGAGAGTTGGCCCTGCAGACCATGAAGTTCACAAAAGAG TTGGGAAAATTCACTGGCCTCAAGACTGCCTTGATCCTTGGTGGAGACAG AATGGATGATCAGTTTGCCGCTCTTCATGAAAACCCTGACAT AATCATCGGCACCCCCGGCCGTCTCATGCACGTAGCCGCGGAGATGAACCTGAAGTTGCAGAATGTGGAGTACGTGGTGTTTGATGAGGCTGACAG GTTGTTTGAAATGGGTTTTGCTGAGCAGCTTCAGGAGATCATCCGGAGGCTTCCAGACACCAGACAGACTCTGCTGTTCTCTGCCACTCTGCCCAAACTGCTGGTGGAGTTTGCCAGAGCTG GGCTGACGGAACCAGTGCTGATTCGTTTGGATGTTGATTCTAAGCTCAGTGACCAGATTAAG CTGTCATTTTTCCATCTGCGCATGGACGACAAGCCGGCAATGCTGCTTCATCTCCTAAGGAATGTAGTGAAGCCTCAGGAGCAAACAGTGGTCTTTGCAGCAACCAAACACCACGTAGAGTACCTCAAGGAG CTGCTTTCTTCAGAAGGCTTGGACTGTGCCTACATCTACAGTGCCCTCGATCAGACTGCCAGAAAGATCAACATAGGGAAATTTGTGCATCGGAAAGCCATGGTGCTAGTTGTGACTGATGTTGCTGCTCGTGGTATAGACATCCCCATGCTGGACAACGTAATCAACTACAACTTCCCCTCTAAGGCCAAGCTCTTCTTGCACAGAGTTG GCCGTGTGGGACGTGCGGGTCGCAGTGGCACGGCTTACAGTATGGTTTGTCCAGATGAGATGCCTTTTGTCTATGACCTTCACCTCTTCTTTGGAAGGCCTGTTCAGTTCGccacacctgaacacacacaag aTTCAGATGGTGTGTTCGGTCGGGTCCCTCAGAGTATCCTGGACGACGAAGGCGCTCATCTCATCACGGCTCATGAAAACTCCATGGACCTGAAAAACCTGCATCGTATCTCAGAGAACGCATACAAGCAGTACCTTAAGTCCCGACCAAACCCCTCACCAGAGTCCATCAGACGGGTCAAAAACACAGATCTGTCCAGCATGGCTGTCCATCCCTTACTAG GGTCAGGTTTGGAGAAAATGGAACTGGTGCGCCTTCAAATAGTTGATTCCATCAAGGGCTACAAATCCAAATCG ACTATCTTTGAAATCAACTCCAACAGTAAGACACCGGCCAGTGAGGTGATGCGGGCCAAACGTTCCAAGGACACACGGTTGGTGGACAAATTCAGCAAACAGAGAGACGACCTGGCTGCAGAGAGCTGCCTGCATCAGCCTGTCAATTCTACCGCCACTGACGACGAtttcacacacaccacaggcAAGGAGGCGGACTCTCTAAAG GGGGTGTTCTCTGCAGTGGTAGGTAGCAAGAGAAGTGGCTGGCAGGCAGATGAAATAGATCGGCCCAAGAAcaagaaaagcagacagacgGGTAAAGATGAGGAGTATTACATCCCCTACAGACCCAAAGACTTTAACTCTGAGAGAGG GTTGAGTCTTAGCGGAGAGGGCAGTGCTTTTGAACAGCAGGCCTCCTCAGCTGTCCTGGACCTCATGGGAGATGAGGGAGACAAGTTCAAccagcacaaaaaaataatgaaatg GGACCGTAAGAAGAAGCGCTTCGTGAGAGAATTGGGAAAGGAAGACCAGAGGAAGAAGATCAAAACAGATGGTGGTCAGGTCATCAGtaacaagaagaacaagaagaactT TTATgaagagtggaagaaaaaatacaggatTGATGATGGAGGGTCTGGCTCAGATGGAGAAacgggaggaagaggaagaggaggaggagggaggaagccAGCAGGAG GTCGCGGCCGTGGTCGTCGCGGTCCTAACTTCCAGAGCCCCGTGGGACCCCAGCAGACGCCCGGTGGCTGCAGGGCGCGCTCAGAGCTGAAGACGAGAGAGCAGATCCTGAAGCAGCGCAAGACAAAGCAGAAGCACCAGTTCCTGCAGAGCGGGGGGCTGAAGAAGCTTCGGTCCAAGAACAAACAGTGGCTCGGAGAAGTTAAGAAGTCAGGGTTTGGACGGGGCGGACAAAAGAAGGGCAAGATGAAAAAGAGACTGTGA